Part of the Paludisphaera borealis genome, GTTCACGGGAACGTCATGAAGCAGGTAATCGCATGACCGGGCCGGATCGATTGCGAATGGCGCTCGTCTTCGCCGCGACCGTCCTGGCCTTTGCGCCCGGCGGTCTCCGAGGCGACGAGCCGCCGGGCGAGGCGGCGCGGCCGGACAGGGTCGTACGCCTGTTCAACGGCAAGGACCTGACCGGGCTCACCACCTGGCTCAAAGACACGAAGCGGGACGACCCGCGCAGGGTCTTCCGCGTGACCGACGGCCTGCTCCATATCACCGGCGACGGATTCGGCTACCTGGCCACCGAGAAGGCGTACCGGGATTACCGCGTGGTCGTCGAATACAAGTGGGGCTCGCGGACGGACGACGACGGCGCTTCCGTTCGCAACTCGGGCCTGCTCCTGCACGCGACTGGACCCGACGGCGGCGCCGGCGGGACGTGGATGGCGTCGATCGAGTGCCAGCTCGCCCAGGGGTGCGTCGGCGACTTGATCGTCATCCCTGGCCTGGATTCGGCGGGCGGACCGATCCCCGTGCGACTCACCAGCGACGTCGTTCTCGGTCCCGATAACCGCCCGCGCTGGAAGGACGGCGGCGCCCCGCGGACCTTCACCCACGGCCAGCTCTGGTGGTCGAAGCACGATCCGGAGTTCCGCGAGCTGCTCGACACGCGCGGCAAGGACGACGTGGAGAGCCCGCCGGGCGAGTGGACCAAGGTCGAATCCGAATGCGTCGGGGGCCGGATCACCGTCCGTGTCAACGGCGTCGTGGTCAACCGAGCCTACGACGCCTCCCCCGCGGCCGGCAAGATCCTGCTCCAATCCGAGGGTTTCGAGCTGTTCGTGCGCACGTTTGAACTCCACGCCGTCGAACCGGGAAAGGGCCCGTCATGACGCCGAGACGCTCCCGTCGGGAATTCTTCCAGGCCGCCGCCGTCGCCGGGACGTTGGGAGCGATGCCGAACGCGCACGCGGCGGGCAACGACGTCATTCGAGTCGGCCTGGTCGGCTGCGGCGACCGCGGCACGGGGGCGGCCTCGCAGGCGCTCGCCGCCGACTCCGGCGCACGGCTCGTCGGCATGGCCGACGCCTTTCAGGACCGGCTGGACGCGAGCCTGGAGCTGCTGAAGGCCGACGAGAAGATCGGCGGCCGGGTCGACGTCCGGCCCGAGAAGCGGTTCGTCGGCTTCGACGCGTACAAGCGGCTCCTGGAGAGCGGCGTCGATCTGATCCTGCTTTGCACGCCGCCGCATTTCCGACCTCAGCACCTACGAGCGGCGGTGGACGCCGGAGTCCACGTTTTCGCCGAGAAGCCCGTGGCCGTCGACGCCCCCGGCGTCCGCTCGGTGCTGGAGACCTGCGAGCGGGCGAAGGCCAAGCGACTCTCGGTCGTCTCCGGCCTCTGCCTTCGGTACGACGACGGCTTTCGCGAGACGGTCCGGCGCATCCACGACGGAGCCATCGGCGAAGTGGTCACGCTGCTGGCCAACGACTATCGGAGCGGCCGTTGGAGCAAGCCGAAGCAGCCCGGCTGGACCGAGATGTATTATCAAATGAAGAATTGGTACAACTTCACCTGGCTTTCGGGCGACTTCAACGTCGAGCAGCACGTCCACTACCTCGACGTCTGCGCCTGGGCGATGAAGAACCAGTATCCCGTCTCGGCCGTCGGCATGGGAGGGCGCCAGGCGCTCACCGGTCCCGAGTACGGCCAGATCTACGACCATTTCTCGGTCACCTACCAGTACGCCGACGGCGCGGTACTCATCAGCAATTGCCGGCAGCAGCCGGGTTGCAAGAACGACATGAGCGCCCGGGCGATCGGGACTCGCGGGCGCGCCGATTTCGCCGAGCGCCGCAAGGGCATGAGAATCCGGTCGGAGGGGGGGGAGTGGGTCTTCGAAGGGCCGACGAACGCAATGTACCAGACCGAACACGACGTGCTGTTCGCCAGCGTCCGCGACGGCCGTCCCGTGAACAACGGCGAGTACATGGCCAGGAGCACCCTGCTGGCGATCATGGGCCGCATGGCCGCCTACACCGGCCAGGAAGTTACCTGGGAGATGGCCCTGAATTCCCGGGAAGACCTCAGCCCGACGCGGTACGATTGGGACGTCGCGCCCCCTGTCTGCCGGATCGCCGTCCCGGGGCAGACCCCCTTCGTTTGAGGGAACGACGCCCGTTTGGAACGCAACTGGAGGCGATGTGGTGACGCTCAATCCCAGAATCCGCCTTCATTCTCTCGACCGCCGCGCCTGGCTACGGATCGCGGCCGCCGGGGTCGTGGCGGGGGCTGTCCGGACGGCCGGCGCCAAGGAGGACGGCTCGAAGTCCCCTGCCGATCGGGGCCGGCCGACCCGGTTTCAGATCGCCTGCATGACCCTGCCGTACGCGCGGTTCCCGCTCCAGCGGGCGCTCGGCGGGATCCAGGGGGCGGGCTATCGATACGTCGCCTGGGGCACGACGCACCAGGAGGCCGGCGGGGAAGCGCCGATCCTCGCCGCCGATGCACCGCCAGGCCGGGCGAAGGAGCTGGGACGGCGGTGCCGCGACATGGGCCTGGAGCCGCTGATGATGTTCTCGGAGGTCTATCCCGAGGCGACCGACGGCGAGGACGTCTTGAAGGCCCGCATCCTCCAGGCGGAGGCGGGGGGCGTGCCTCAGGTGCTCACCTTCGGCCATACCAGGGGGGGCAACCGCCGGCTCTGGGTCGAGCGGTTCCGCCGGCTCGGCCCGATCGCGCGCGACCACGGGGTGACGATCGTCGTCAAGCAGCACGGCGGCGAGACGGGCACCGGGGCCGCCTGCGCCGAGATCGTTCGCGAGGTGGCCGACCCAGGCGTTCGGGTCAACTACGACGCCGGCAACGTGATGGATTACCTGGACGTCGATCCGATCCCCGACCTCCGCGCCTGCGCCGGGGAGGTCCGGAGCTTTTGCATCAAGGACCACCGGAACTTCCCGAAGGATCAGGACTGCGGCCCCGGCTTCGGCGAGATCGACCATTACAAGCTGCTGTCGCTCGTGGCCTTCACCGGTCGCGACCTACCCTTGTGCTGCGAAAACATCTCCGCTCCGCTGATCCGTCCTCCTTCGGACCCTGAAGGCGTCGACGCCCTGGCTCGCCGGGCCCGCGAGTTCCTGGAAGTGGTGATCCAGGGACTCCAGGCCTGATCGGCGAGGCGCGGGCTCAGCGGAACGTGACCCGCTCCGGGCAGAACCGCTTCAGTTTTTCGGGATCGATCGTGATGCCGAGGCCGGGGCCCGACGGGATCGTCAGCTTGCCCTCGGCGTCGAGGCGGAACGGCTCGGTCGTCAGCTCGTCCATATAAGCGGACGGCGTCAGGTACTCGACGTAGCGGGCGACCGGGATCGCCGCCGAGAACTGGAGGTCGGCCGCCAGGCCCACCGCCGTGTTCCAGCCGTGCGGGACGACCTGCACGTTGTGATCGGCGGCGAGCCAGGCGATCCGCCGCGACTCGCTCAGGCCGCCGTTCTTCGTGCAGTCGGGCTGGAGGATGTCCACCGCCCGCCGCTCGATCCAGGGCCGGAACGACTGCCGGCGCGTCAGCACCTCGCCGCCGGCGATCGGCACCGGCGACGTGCGGGTCAGCTCGATGTACCCTTCGAGGTCGTCCGGCGGCAGCGGCTCCTCGAACCAGACGATTCCATAGTTTGCGAGCATCGCCGCCGTGTTCCGGGCCCAGTTCACCCCGTGCGGCCAGAACTGCTCGCTGCCCCCGGCGTCGACCATCAGCTCCACGGAGTAGCCCACGGTCGCGCGGGCCGTCTTCACCAGCAGCTCGTCGAACGCCCGATTCCGGCGTCCGAACGGCCGCCACCCGAGCTTGATCGACCGGAACCCGCGCCCGACGACCGCCTCAAGCTTCCGGCTCAGGGGTTCGGGCTCGTCGAAGAGGATCGAGCCGTAGGGCCGGATGCTCGTCCGATAGTCGCCTCCGAGCAGCCGGGAGATCGGCTGGCCGCAGGCCTTGCCCATCAGGTCCCAGAGGGCGATGTCGATCCCGCTGATCGCGTGCTCGACGGAGCCGCCGCGCCCCTGCCAGAAATTCGCCTGGCGGAGCGTTTCCGACACGCGCTCGGGCTCGACGGCCGACTCGCCGCGCAGCAGCGGCCAGAGGAGTTCGACCGCTCCGGCCACGAGTCGGCCGGAGGTGAAGCAGCTCCCGTACCCTTCCAGTCCTTCGTCCGTCCGGAGCAACACCAGCGTGTGCAGGTTCTCCTGCGGCTCGTGCCCCTGTGGCCAGCCGCCGTCGACGGTGGCGCCGGTGAGCGGACAGACTTCGATCGACGTGATCTTCACGATGGCAAACCTCTCGCAGATCCGATGGCGCCCGTCGGGTAGTCGGTGATTTCCCGGGGCGTGGAAGCAATTCCTTCGGCCGGGTGATCCCCGGGCCGGACGCATCGGTAAAGGATACGCAGAGAGGCGCGCCGTCGATACCCCCGAGCCGGGCGCGTGGCTTACCGTCCCGGATCGGCTCGGCCTTGACAAGCGGTCGACAGCCGAAGAAATTGACAAGGGTTGAATCAAGGCCAGGTGGAATGGAGCGCGCGATGCTCAAGATTCCCGGTGAGTCGGCACGCGATTGCGACGGTCTAACGAGGAGGAGCTTCCTCCAGGTCGGGACGCTTGGCCTTGGCGGGCTCGCGTTGCCCGAGTTCTTCCGGCTCCGGGCCCAGGCGGCGGGTCGCGGTGCCGGCCCAGGCGCAGGCGCCCGGCGGAGCGTCATCCTGATCTGGCTCAGCGGCGGACCGGGCCACATGGAGACCTGGGATCCGAAACCGGACGCCTCCAGCGGCTTCCGCGGGCCTTTCGGCGCCATCGGCACGAGCCTGCCGGGCGTCCACCTCGGCGAGCTGATGCCCGAGCAGGCGAGGCGGATGGACAAGCTGGCGGTCCTTCGCACGGTCAACCACGGCACGGGCGACCATACCAAGGGCAACCACTGGATGCTCACCGGCTACGAGGGCCCGGCCTTCAACGCGCCGGACAACACCGTCCAGCGCCGGCCGTCGATCGGCTCGGCGGTGGCCCGGCTCACGCCGGACAGCGGCTCGGGGATGCCTTCGTACGTGGCCGTCCCGAACCTGCGGGGCGGGACCGACAACCTGTTCCACTACGCGTCCTATCTCGGGGGCGGCTCCAACCCGTTCGTCGTCGAGTCCGACCCTAACGACCCGAAGTATCGGGTCCGGAACCTGTCACTGCCCAAAGGCGTGACGCTCGACCGCCTGGAGGATCGCCGCCGGATGCTGGCGGCCATGGACCAGGTCCGTCTCGACGCCGACACGAAGCTCCGCGACCTGGACGCCTACCACGAGCGCGCCTTCAGCATGCTCACCGGCCGGAGCGTGGCGAAGGCCTTCGACATCTCCGCCGAGGATCCGAGGCTGCGCGACAAGTACGGCCGCCACACCTTCGGCCAGAGCGCTCTTCTGGCCCGCCGCCTGGTCGAGGCGGGCACGCCGTTCGTGACGGTCAACTGCGTTCCCTGGGACCACCACGGCACAGCCCCGCAACTCACGACCGAGGATGGGGCCCGCAAGCTCATCCCGCCCCTGGACCGCGCGATCGGCGCCCTGATCGACGACCTGATCGTGCGCGGCCTGTACGACTCGACCCTGGTCGTGGCGATGGGAGAGTTCGGCCGGACGCCTCGGATGAACAAGGACGCAGGCCGCGACCACTGGGGCAACGCCTTCAGCGTTCTTATGGGCTGCGGATCGATGAAGATGGGCCAGGTCGTGGGCCGCAGCAGCGAGCGCGGGGAGCACGTGGTCGACCGCCCCATCGACCCGCAGGACGTCGCCGCGACCGTCTACCACCACCTCGGCATCGACGCCCGCTCCATCACCTTCGAAGACCGGGCCGGCCGCCCCGTCTACCTGCTCGACAAGGGCGAGCCGATCCGGGAACTGGTCGGCTGAATCGCGAAGAGCGGCGGCGGGGCCGGGTTCGACGCCCTTACTCGACGGTCACTTCCTTGACGTCCGTCGCGAGAGAGCAGGCGGCCGCCCGATCCGGGTTCTTCAGCACGGACACGTCTTCCAGCCCCGTCACCTCGGACAGTTGGACCGCGACGTTGTAGGTCCCCGGACGGAAGGGGACGATCTCCTGGAATCTCGCCTTGAGGGGCTCGCCCTTGGCCGGGGCCGAGAAGATTTGCTCCTGGTAGTCGATGCGAGAGAGGATTTTCGAGTCGACGTGATCCATGACGAACAGGGACCACATGTACGACGTGCCGTCTCGCGAGTCGTGGTACTCCACTTCCGCGTCGACGCCGAACTGTCCCGCCCCCCCGGTGACGGTCATATCGCTCATCTTGAACTCGGCCGTGAACGTGACGGGGATCGCCCCCTCAGGGATTGCGTCTGGCAAGCCGTTCACCGCCCCCTTCTTCGTAAAAGCGGGCTGGGAGGCGTCCCGCGGTTCCTGGTGCTTGCGGGCCATGAGCCGCGAGGCTGTCAGCGCGCTGAGCACGCACACGCCGATCAAGAGACCCGACTTCTTGACATGCATCGCCATCATGATTCTATCCCGAAAAAGGGGGCGTCGTGTTCACGAAGTCCGCGAATCGAGTGAGCGGGGGCGATCGATATTGTTGTGCAACGCCAACCGCTCCTTTCGGCTGGGTTCGACCAAATTCCCGCGTAATCATAGGCGTGCGGTAACCGTTCACGGGTCGGCGCTGTTGAATCAGCACGAGCCGACTGAGGGCGGGGTCAGCGATGGGACGGCGAGGGCCGCGCGATGGGCCTGGAAGGCGGAGGTCAGATAGTCGAGCACGTTGCGGCCTTGTCGTCGGCAGGTGGCGACGACCGTCAGCATCCGCTCGACGAACCGACTCCCCGAAGCGCTGGCGGTCCCGCCGCTGATCCGTCGCCAGATCACGGCGTGACGCACCGCGCGTTCCGAGACGTTGTTGGTCGGCTCGACGCCCGGCCGCCGCGCGAAGTTCCACAGCCCGGCTTCCAGCCGCAACAGCTCCGAGCACGTACCGGCCGCCCGCTCGCTCGCGCACCGCGCGCCGGCCTCCAGCGTCGCGTGGACCAGCCGTTCCAGACCGCCGATCGCTTTTTGATATGTCGCTCCGCCGAGCAGTCCGTCGCGCGCCTTGCGATGGATCCGGAACAGCCGGTTCGACAACCCCAGCAGCCGGCCGCCGAACTTCGCGCCGACCCCGCCGCGGTCGATCATCGCCTGGAAATCGCGGCGGAGATGGCTCCAGCACAGTTGCCGGTCCGCCGCGGCGATCCAGTTGTACGCGCTGAAGCGGTCGCTGCCGACGGTCCGGTCCGGCCTGTCGCCGAGCAGGCTTCGGGCGACCTCGCCGGAGCGGTTCGCGGCGATCGCGAAGACCGTGGCGGTCGGGGTCGTCGCCGCCCACAGCCAGGCCCGACGGCCTTGCTCGCGCCAGCCGGTCTCGTCGACGTTGACCACGGCCGCCTCGTGGACCGCCGCGGCCAGTTCGCGGTGGGGTTCGGCCAGGGCGAGGGCCGACCGCCGCTCCAACTTGGCGATCATGCCGGTGGAGATCGACAGCCCCAGCAAGTCGCCGGCCAACTGGCGGATCTGCCGCTTGCTCAGCCGATAGGCCCCGGCCAGGGTCGCCAGCACCGCCTGGAGCCGCGGGCCGAAACAACTCGCGGAGCCCCCCTCGGGGAGCGTGCCGCAAGTCGACGCGCCGCAGCCGGGGCAGGTCAGACGATGCAACCGATACTGATCCACCCACGGATCGAACCGGGGGATTTCGGCGACCTGATGGACCAACGGCGCCGGATCGACGCCGTCGAGCGGCCCCTTGCACCGCCGGCACGACGTCGGCTTGCAGTCGGTCGACGAGTCGAGCTGCTCCGGCGGAACCAGCGGCCGGACCGCCCTGCGATGCCCGGGCTGTCCGCCCCGCTTGCGTCGCGACGGCGGCGCCGGCGGCTTCCGCTTCACCCCGATCGGGTCCGACGACGGCGGCTTCGACGAGTTGGTCGAGTTCTGGTTCAGCCGCGCCTCGAGATCGGCGATCCGCCGCTCCAGAACGTCGATCCGCCGCTGTGTCGCCAGAAACACGGCGGCGACGGCCGCCTGCGCGTCAGGCGGCACTTTACTCCAAAGCTCCTCGGGGATCGGCGGCGCGTTCGTCATTACGACGGTATAGCGCCCTCAACGGCAAAGTTCAATACCAGGCCGTGACCGCTTACGGCGTGCGAATCCACTGGGACCAATCGAATCCGCATTCCACGAGCAATCGTGATTACAAGTCTGATCGGGGCCGAATCCGCGACTATGAAAGGAGTGCAGTCCGCCGCGGCAGGCCGCACAATTGCCAAACCGATGGACCAAAAGATTAGAAATCTTTAGGGCTTTAGGGGGGGGAAGTGGTGAAAAACTTGGTGCCATTCGGGGCAGGCGCGAGCACGTCGCCCGTTGGGTTGTCGCATCCGTTCGATGGAGTAGCAAACTTGTACGCCACAGTAAGCTTCCACAGATGGCTTGGAGGCTATCCCATAATGATTTCCTGATTTTTTACGGTGTTTAAACGGGATCGACGGCCTTGATCGAACGGGCTTCAACAACTTGAGCATGCGGTGAATGGAGCTGATGCGGATCATCGACTCGCAGCTCTCGGTGTAGTACTCGTAATTCCGGCTGTCTTGCCGATGCCGGCCCAGCCAGGCGAACGTCCGCTCCACCACCCAACGCCTCGGCAGCTTCACGAACCCTTAACTCCCCGGCGGCGGCTCCACGACTTCGATCCTGTACCCGGCACGGGACTCCGCCACCCAGTCGTCGAGGTGGTTGTTGCGATATTTCCCGTCGCCCCAGACCAACTCCAACATGGTGCTATTCAGACTTGAGCGAGAAGAACGCGTTGG contains:
- a CDS encoding 3-keto-disaccharide hydrolase yields the protein MALVFAATVLAFAPGGLRGDEPPGEAARPDRVVRLFNGKDLTGLTTWLKDTKRDDPRRVFRVTDGLLHITGDGFGYLATEKAYRDYRVVVEYKWGSRTDDDGASVRNSGLLLHATGPDGGAGGTWMASIECQLAQGCVGDLIVIPGLDSAGGPIPVRLTSDVVLGPDNRPRWKDGGAPRTFTHGQLWWSKHDPEFRELLDTRGKDDVESPPGEWTKVESECVGGRITVRVNGVVVNRAYDASPAAGKILLQSEGFELFVRTFELHAVEPGKGPS
- a CDS encoding Gfo/Idh/MocA family protein, encoding MTPRRSRREFFQAAAVAGTLGAMPNAHAAGNDVIRVGLVGCGDRGTGAASQALAADSGARLVGMADAFQDRLDASLELLKADEKIGGRVDVRPEKRFVGFDAYKRLLESGVDLILLCTPPHFRPQHLRAAVDAGVHVFAEKPVAVDAPGVRSVLETCERAKAKRLSVVSGLCLRYDDGFRETVRRIHDGAIGEVVTLLANDYRSGRWSKPKQPGWTEMYYQMKNWYNFTWLSGDFNVEQHVHYLDVCAWAMKNQYPVSAVGMGGRQALTGPEYGQIYDHFSVTYQYADGAVLISNCRQQPGCKNDMSARAIGTRGRADFAERRKGMRIRSEGGEWVFEGPTNAMYQTEHDVLFASVRDGRPVNNGEYMARSTLLAIMGRMAAYTGQEVTWEMALNSREDLSPTRYDWDVAPPVCRIAVPGQTPFV
- a CDS encoding sugar phosphate isomerase/epimerase family protein, translating into MTLNPRIRLHSLDRRAWLRIAAAGVVAGAVRTAGAKEDGSKSPADRGRPTRFQIACMTLPYARFPLQRALGGIQGAGYRYVAWGTTHQEAGGEAPILAADAPPGRAKELGRRCRDMGLEPLMMFSEVYPEATDGEDVLKARILQAEAGGVPQVLTFGHTRGGNRRLWVERFRRLGPIARDHGVTIVVKQHGGETGTGAACAEIVREVADPGVRVNYDAGNVMDYLDVDPIPDLRACAGEVRSFCIKDHRNFPKDQDCGPGFGEIDHYKLLSLVAFTGRDLPLCCENISAPLIRPPSDPEGVDALARRAREFLEVVIQGLQA
- a CDS encoding DUF1501 domain-containing protein encodes the protein MLKIPGESARDCDGLTRRSFLQVGTLGLGGLALPEFFRLRAQAAGRGAGPGAGARRSVILIWLSGGPGHMETWDPKPDASSGFRGPFGAIGTSLPGVHLGELMPEQARRMDKLAVLRTVNHGTGDHTKGNHWMLTGYEGPAFNAPDNTVQRRPSIGSAVARLTPDSGSGMPSYVAVPNLRGGTDNLFHYASYLGGGSNPFVVESDPNDPKYRVRNLSLPKGVTLDRLEDRRRMLAAMDQVRLDADTKLRDLDAYHERAFSMLTGRSVAKAFDISAEDPRLRDKYGRHTFGQSALLARRLVEAGTPFVTVNCVPWDHHGTAPQLTTEDGARKLIPPLDRAIGALIDDLIVRGLYDSTLVVAMGEFGRTPRMNKDAGRDHWGNAFSVLMGCGSMKMGQVVGRSSERGEHVVDRPIDPQDVAATVYHHLGIDARSITFEDRAGRPVYLLDKGEPIRELVG
- the tnpC gene encoding IS66 family transposase; the encoded protein is MTNAPPIPEELWSKVPPDAQAAVAAVFLATQRRIDVLERRIADLEARLNQNSTNSSKPPSSDPIGVKRKPPAPPSRRKRGGQPGHRRAVRPLVPPEQLDSSTDCKPTSCRRCKGPLDGVDPAPLVHQVAEIPRFDPWVDQYRLHRLTCPGCGASTCGTLPEGGSASCFGPRLQAVLATLAGAYRLSKRQIRQLAGDLLGLSISTGMIAKLERRSALALAEPHRELAAAVHEAAVVNVDETGWREQGRRAWLWAATTPTATVFAIAANRSGEVARSLLGDRPDRTVGSDRFSAYNWIAAADRQLCWSHLRRDFQAMIDRGGVGAKFGGRLLGLSNRLFRIHRKARDGLLGGATYQKAIGGLERLVHATLEAGARCASERAAGTCSELLRLEAGLWNFARRPGVEPTNNVSERAVRHAVIWRRISGGTASASGSRFVERMLTVVATCRRQGRNVLDYLTSAFQAHRAALAVPSLTPPSVGSC
- a CDS encoding mandelate racemase/muconate lactonizing enzyme family protein → MKITSIEVCPLTGATVDGGWPQGHEPQENLHTLVLLRTDEGLEGYGSCFTSGRLVAGAVELLWPLLRGESAVEPERVSETLRQANFWQGRGGSVEHAISGIDIALWDLMGKACGQPISRLLGGDYRTSIRPYGSILFDEPEPLSRKLEAVVGRGFRSIKLGWRPFGRRNRAFDELLVKTARATVGYSVELMVDAGGSEQFWPHGVNWARNTAAMLANYGIVWFEEPLPPDDLEGYIELTRTSPVPIAGGEVLTRRQSFRPWIERRAVDILQPDCTKNGGLSESRRIAWLAADHNVQVVPHGWNTAVGLAADLQFSAAIPVARYVEYLTPSAYMDELTTEPFRLDAEGKLTIPSGPGLGITIDPEKLKRFCPERVTFR